The Daucus carota subsp. sativus chromosome 2, DH1 v3.0, whole genome shotgun sequence genome includes a window with the following:
- the LOC108209865 gene encoding uncharacterized protein LOC108209865 isoform X1, producing MDIREESSRFESLPSMTLRNLSSSSSAFYSANQSPFFSPRSPSCQSTHYDIPCDAVSSVPATCASSDLQKIDPISSSTGISNNNLSIGVEHNNDPYSRHKEKDRRIGRSQPTSFTPTSTSFASSRLRSCDVYIGFHGRKPLMLRFTNWLRAELEVQGLSCFVADRARCRNSRKHNLVERAMDACTFGVVILTRKSFRNPYTIEELRFFCYKKNLVPVYFDLGPDDCLVRDIIEKRGEMWELHGGELWLLYGGLEKEWKEAVNALSRVDDWKLEAHDGKWRDCILRAVTLLALRLGRRSVVDRLSKWREKVEKEEFPFPRNENFVGRKKELSELEFMLFGDVSGDAEKDYFEFKARPRRKNLTIGWGSNSSIDKTRKERQPESSKRKGKEPVVWKESEKDIEMQYEEVPNTHHQARKSKNTRKNGRRKRSMKVVYGKGIACVSGESGIGKTELLLEFAYRFQQRYKMVLWIGGQSRYIRQNYLNLWSYLEVDIGVENGLEKSRIKSFEEQEEAAIARVRKELMRNIPFLVVIDNLESEKDWWDHKLVMDVLPRFGGETHVIISTRLSHVMNLEPLRLSYLSGVEAMSLMQGSVKDYPVEEVDALRVIEDKLGRLTLGLAIVGAILAELPINPSRLLDTINRVPSREITWTGRECSSLRRNNFLLQLFEVCFSIFDHADGQRSLATRMVFASGWFAPSAIPGSLLSVAAHKLPEKHHRTRLWKKVLHSVTCGYTSSYGRKSEADAISLLIRFNIGRSCTKEGYIHFNHLTKLYARKRGVSGSALAMVQAVISGGSIVQNADHIWAASFLLLGFGTDPIVVELKVSELVLLIKEVILPLAIKTFVTYSRCSAALELLRLCTNALEAAEQAFVIPVEKWLNKTICWRPIQTNAQLNPYLWQELALSRATVLEIRAKLMLKGRQFDIADDLIRKAIFVRTSICGEDHPDTVSARETLSKATRLLANVQNHSSS from the exons ATGGATATCCGGGAAGAGAGTTCAAGATTCGAGTCCTTACCCAGCATGACACTGAGGAATTTGTCATCTTCCTCCTCAGCATTCTATTCTGCAAATCAGTCACCGTTCTTCTCTCCAAGGTCACCATCGTGTCAATCTACACACTACGACATTCCATGTGATG CAGTTTCTTCAGTTCCTGCAACCTGTGCATCAAGTGACTTACAGAAGATTGATCCCATTTCTTCCTCGACCGGGATTTCCAATAATAATCTCTCAATTGGTGTTGAGCATAATAATGATCCATATTCTAGGCACAAAGAAAAAGACAGAAGGATTGGGAGAAGCCAACCGACCTCTTTCACCCCAACTTCAACTTCATTCGCCTCTAGCCGACTGAGGAGCTGTGATGTGTACATAGGTTTCCATGGCCGTAAGCCTTTGATGCTAAGATTTACAAATTGGCTCCGTGCTGAACTGGAAGTTCAAGGGCTGAGTTGCTTTGTAGCAGATAGAGCTCGTTGCCGAAATTCTCGAAAACATAATCTTGTTGAGAGGGCAATGGATGCTTGCACATTTGGAGTTGTAATCCTGACCAGAAAATCATTCAGGAATCCGTATACTATTGAAGAGCTACGCTTCTTTTGTTATAAAAAGAACTTGGTTCCAGTGTATTTTGATTTGGGCCCTGATGATTGTCTTGTTAGGGATATAATTGAGAAAAGAGGGGAAATGTGGGAGTTGCATGGAGGAGAACTCTGGCTTCTCTATGGTGGTTTGGAAAAGGAATGGAAAGAAGCTGTGAATGCGTTGTCTCGTGTTGATGATTGGAAACTTGAGGCTCATGATGGCAAGTGGAGGGATTGCATACTGAGGGCAGTCACTCTCTTGGCATTGAGATTGGGAAGGAGAAGTGTCGTTGACAGACTAAGCAAGTGGAGAGAAAAAGTAGAAAAAGAAGAGTTTCCTTTCCCtcgaaatgaaaattttgttggTAGGAAGAAAGAACTATCTGAGCTGGAATTCATGCTCTTTGGTGATGTTAGTGGCGATGCAGAGAAAGATTACTTTGAGTTCAAGGCCCGACCAAGGCGAAAAAATTTGACCATAGGTTGGGGCAGTAATAGTTCAATTGACAAAACTAGGAAGGAGCGGCAACCTGAGAGTAGCAAGAGGAAGGGAAAAGAACCAGTTGTCTGGAAGGAGTCTGAAAAAGATATAGAGATGCAATATGAAGAAGTTCCTAATACGCATCACCAAgcaagaaaatcaaaaaatactAGGAAGAATGGGAGGAGAAAGAGGTCAATGAAAGTTGTGTATGGCAAGGGAATTGCCTGTGTGTCTGGGGAATCCGGAATTGGAAAGACAGAATTGCTTCTTGAGTTTGCGTACAGATTCCAGCAGAGGTACAAGATGGTTTTATGGATCGGAGGACAAAGCAGATACATTCGTCAAAACTATTTGAATTTATGGTCATATTTAGAAGTTGACATTGGGGTTGAAAATGGCTTGGAGAAAAGTAGGATAAAAAGTTTCGAAGAGCAGGAAGAGGCTGCAATAGCTAGGGTAAGGAAGGAGCTAATGCGAAATATCCCTTTTCTGGTAGTGATTGATAATTTGGAGAGCGAAAAGGACTGGTGGGATCACAAACTAGTTATGGATGTACTTCCCCGCTTCGGTGGAGAGACCCATGTTATTATATCCACACGTCTCTCACATGTGATGAACCTGGAGCCTTTAAGGCTTTCTTACCTGTCAGGAGTTGAGGCAATGTCTTTGATGCAGGGAAGTGTAAAAGATTATCCAGTTGAAGAAGTCGATGCTCTCCGCGTTATTGAGGACAAACTTGGACGATTGACTCTAGGTCTCGCGATTGTTGGAGCTATTCTGGCTGAACTTCCAATAAATCCAAGTAGGCTGTTGGACACAATCAATCGAGTGCCTTCAAGGGAAATAACATGGACCGGCAGAGAGTGTAGTTCATTACGACGAAATAACTTCCTCTTGCAACTCTTTGAGGTTtgtttctcaatatttgacCATGCAGATGGACAAAGAAGCCTAGCAACCAGAATGGTTTTTGCCAGTGGTTGGTTTGCACCGTCAGCTATTCCTGGCTCTCTTTTATCTGTAGCAGCTCACAAGTTGCCCGAAAAACACCATCGCACCCGTTTATGGAAAAAGGTTTTACATTCTGTAACTTGTGGCTATACCTCGTCTTATGGTAGAAAATCAGAAGCTGATGCCATTTCATTgttaataagatttaatattggAAGAAGTTGTACAAAGGAAGGTTATATTCACTTTAACCATCTTACCAAGCTTTATGCTAGAAAGAGAGGAGTCAGTGGATCTGCACTAGCCATGGTACAAGCTGTAATTAGCGGGGGTTCTATAGTCCAGAATGCAGATCACATATGGGCGGCCTCTTTCTTACTCCTAGGATTTGGTACTGATCCAATAGTAGTTGAACTTAAGGTGTCAGAATTAGTGTTGCTTATTAAAGAAGTGATTTTACCGCTTGCCATCAAGACTTTTGTTACATATTCACGGTGCAGTGCTGCTCTAGAACTCCTTCGTCTATGTACAAATGCGTTAGAAGCAGCAGAACAAGCATTTGTCATACCAGTTGAAAAGTGGTTAAATAAAACCATATGTTGGAGACCTATTCAAACAAATGCTCAGTTAAATCCTTATCTTTGGCAGGAGCTTGCACTTTCAAGAGCTACTGTTTTAGAAATTAGGGCTAAGCTAATGCTTAAAGGGCGGCAGTTTGATATAGCGGATGATCTAATTAGGAAGGCAATTTTTGTTAGAACTTCAATCTGCGGTGAGGATCACCCAGACACAGTGTCTGCTCGTGAAACACTGAGCAAAGCTACCAGACTCCTGGCTAATGTTCAAAATCATAGTTCATCATAG
- the LOC108209865 gene encoding uncharacterized protein LOC108209865 isoform X2, with amino-acid sequence MDIREESSRFESLPSMTLRNLSSSSSAFYSANQSPFFSPRSPSCQSTHYDIPCDVSSVPATCASSDLQKIDPISSSTGISNNNLSIGVEHNNDPYSRHKEKDRRIGRSQPTSFTPTSTSFASSRLRSCDVYIGFHGRKPLMLRFTNWLRAELEVQGLSCFVADRARCRNSRKHNLVERAMDACTFGVVILTRKSFRNPYTIEELRFFCYKKNLVPVYFDLGPDDCLVRDIIEKRGEMWELHGGELWLLYGGLEKEWKEAVNALSRVDDWKLEAHDGKWRDCILRAVTLLALRLGRRSVVDRLSKWREKVEKEEFPFPRNENFVGRKKELSELEFMLFGDVSGDAEKDYFEFKARPRRKNLTIGWGSNSSIDKTRKERQPESSKRKGKEPVVWKESEKDIEMQYEEVPNTHHQARKSKNTRKNGRRKRSMKVVYGKGIACVSGESGIGKTELLLEFAYRFQQRYKMVLWIGGQSRYIRQNYLNLWSYLEVDIGVENGLEKSRIKSFEEQEEAAIARVRKELMRNIPFLVVIDNLESEKDWWDHKLVMDVLPRFGGETHVIISTRLSHVMNLEPLRLSYLSGVEAMSLMQGSVKDYPVEEVDALRVIEDKLGRLTLGLAIVGAILAELPINPSRLLDTINRVPSREITWTGRECSSLRRNNFLLQLFEVCFSIFDHADGQRSLATRMVFASGWFAPSAIPGSLLSVAAHKLPEKHHRTRLWKKVLHSVTCGYTSSYGRKSEADAISLLIRFNIGRSCTKEGYIHFNHLTKLYARKRGVSGSALAMVQAVISGGSIVQNADHIWAASFLLLGFGTDPIVVELKVSELVLLIKEVILPLAIKTFVTYSRCSAALELLRLCTNALEAAEQAFVIPVEKWLNKTICWRPIQTNAQLNPYLWQELALSRATVLEIRAKLMLKGRQFDIADDLIRKAIFVRTSICGEDHPDTVSARETLSKATRLLANVQNHSSS; translated from the exons ATGGATATCCGGGAAGAGAGTTCAAGATTCGAGTCCTTACCCAGCATGACACTGAGGAATTTGTCATCTTCCTCCTCAGCATTCTATTCTGCAAATCAGTCACCGTTCTTCTCTCCAAGGTCACCATCGTGTCAATCTACACACTACGACATTCCATGTGATG TTTCTTCAGTTCCTGCAACCTGTGCATCAAGTGACTTACAGAAGATTGATCCCATTTCTTCCTCGACCGGGATTTCCAATAATAATCTCTCAATTGGTGTTGAGCATAATAATGATCCATATTCTAGGCACAAAGAAAAAGACAGAAGGATTGGGAGAAGCCAACCGACCTCTTTCACCCCAACTTCAACTTCATTCGCCTCTAGCCGACTGAGGAGCTGTGATGTGTACATAGGTTTCCATGGCCGTAAGCCTTTGATGCTAAGATTTACAAATTGGCTCCGTGCTGAACTGGAAGTTCAAGGGCTGAGTTGCTTTGTAGCAGATAGAGCTCGTTGCCGAAATTCTCGAAAACATAATCTTGTTGAGAGGGCAATGGATGCTTGCACATTTGGAGTTGTAATCCTGACCAGAAAATCATTCAGGAATCCGTATACTATTGAAGAGCTACGCTTCTTTTGTTATAAAAAGAACTTGGTTCCAGTGTATTTTGATTTGGGCCCTGATGATTGTCTTGTTAGGGATATAATTGAGAAAAGAGGGGAAATGTGGGAGTTGCATGGAGGAGAACTCTGGCTTCTCTATGGTGGTTTGGAAAAGGAATGGAAAGAAGCTGTGAATGCGTTGTCTCGTGTTGATGATTGGAAACTTGAGGCTCATGATGGCAAGTGGAGGGATTGCATACTGAGGGCAGTCACTCTCTTGGCATTGAGATTGGGAAGGAGAAGTGTCGTTGACAGACTAAGCAAGTGGAGAGAAAAAGTAGAAAAAGAAGAGTTTCCTTTCCCtcgaaatgaaaattttgttggTAGGAAGAAAGAACTATCTGAGCTGGAATTCATGCTCTTTGGTGATGTTAGTGGCGATGCAGAGAAAGATTACTTTGAGTTCAAGGCCCGACCAAGGCGAAAAAATTTGACCATAGGTTGGGGCAGTAATAGTTCAATTGACAAAACTAGGAAGGAGCGGCAACCTGAGAGTAGCAAGAGGAAGGGAAAAGAACCAGTTGTCTGGAAGGAGTCTGAAAAAGATATAGAGATGCAATATGAAGAAGTTCCTAATACGCATCACCAAgcaagaaaatcaaaaaatactAGGAAGAATGGGAGGAGAAAGAGGTCAATGAAAGTTGTGTATGGCAAGGGAATTGCCTGTGTGTCTGGGGAATCCGGAATTGGAAAGACAGAATTGCTTCTTGAGTTTGCGTACAGATTCCAGCAGAGGTACAAGATGGTTTTATGGATCGGAGGACAAAGCAGATACATTCGTCAAAACTATTTGAATTTATGGTCATATTTAGAAGTTGACATTGGGGTTGAAAATGGCTTGGAGAAAAGTAGGATAAAAAGTTTCGAAGAGCAGGAAGAGGCTGCAATAGCTAGGGTAAGGAAGGAGCTAATGCGAAATATCCCTTTTCTGGTAGTGATTGATAATTTGGAGAGCGAAAAGGACTGGTGGGATCACAAACTAGTTATGGATGTACTTCCCCGCTTCGGTGGAGAGACCCATGTTATTATATCCACACGTCTCTCACATGTGATGAACCTGGAGCCTTTAAGGCTTTCTTACCTGTCAGGAGTTGAGGCAATGTCTTTGATGCAGGGAAGTGTAAAAGATTATCCAGTTGAAGAAGTCGATGCTCTCCGCGTTATTGAGGACAAACTTGGACGATTGACTCTAGGTCTCGCGATTGTTGGAGCTATTCTGGCTGAACTTCCAATAAATCCAAGTAGGCTGTTGGACACAATCAATCGAGTGCCTTCAAGGGAAATAACATGGACCGGCAGAGAGTGTAGTTCATTACGACGAAATAACTTCCTCTTGCAACTCTTTGAGGTTtgtttctcaatatttgacCATGCAGATGGACAAAGAAGCCTAGCAACCAGAATGGTTTTTGCCAGTGGTTGGTTTGCACCGTCAGCTATTCCTGGCTCTCTTTTATCTGTAGCAGCTCACAAGTTGCCCGAAAAACACCATCGCACCCGTTTATGGAAAAAGGTTTTACATTCTGTAACTTGTGGCTATACCTCGTCTTATGGTAGAAAATCAGAAGCTGATGCCATTTCATTgttaataagatttaatattggAAGAAGTTGTACAAAGGAAGGTTATATTCACTTTAACCATCTTACCAAGCTTTATGCTAGAAAGAGAGGAGTCAGTGGATCTGCACTAGCCATGGTACAAGCTGTAATTAGCGGGGGTTCTATAGTCCAGAATGCAGATCACATATGGGCGGCCTCTTTCTTACTCCTAGGATTTGGTACTGATCCAATAGTAGTTGAACTTAAGGTGTCAGAATTAGTGTTGCTTATTAAAGAAGTGATTTTACCGCTTGCCATCAAGACTTTTGTTACATATTCACGGTGCAGTGCTGCTCTAGAACTCCTTCGTCTATGTACAAATGCGTTAGAAGCAGCAGAACAAGCATTTGTCATACCAGTTGAAAAGTGGTTAAATAAAACCATATGTTGGAGACCTATTCAAACAAATGCTCAGTTAAATCCTTATCTTTGGCAGGAGCTTGCACTTTCAAGAGCTACTGTTTTAGAAATTAGGGCTAAGCTAATGCTTAAAGGGCGGCAGTTTGATATAGCGGATGATCTAATTAGGAAGGCAATTTTTGTTAGAACTTCAATCTGCGGTGAGGATCACCCAGACACAGTGTCTGCTCGTGAAACACTGAGCAAAGCTACCAGACTCCTGGCTAATGTTCAAAATCATAGTTCATCATAG